Proteins from one bacterium genomic window:
- the otsB gene encoding trehalose-phosphatase: protein MSALGWDDPRALARRAAFASAARGAARTILSDLDGTLAPFAPTPSAARVPSGTLAALEALAAAGWTVAIASGRAWAEARALVPLPGVLVFGSHGAEDERGRLLVPDAAALAARLDDLAAAARPLVARFAGAWIERKPAGLAIHDRLVAGDARAAWAEARDAWVAGRDLRGIALCPGACVLELRAAGFDKGLVARRFAARWAAETSDESLVTLGDDRTDEDLFAAVEGRGLAVRVGEAERPSRAARRLRSPREVEEFLTALAAAARAGEAPRRVGFGGAAGGGSSSERV from the coding sequence GTGAGCGCGCTCGGCTGGGACGATCCGCGCGCCCTCGCGCGCCGCGCCGCGTTCGCCTCGGCGGCGCGGGGCGCCGCGCGCACGATCCTCTCCGATCTCGACGGGACGCTCGCGCCTTTCGCGCCGACCCCCTCCGCGGCGCGCGTCCCGAGCGGCACGCTGGCGGCGCTCGAAGCCCTCGCCGCGGCCGGGTGGACGGTCGCGATCGCCAGCGGCCGCGCGTGGGCCGAAGCGCGGGCGCTCGTGCCGCTCCCCGGCGTCCTCGTCTTCGGGTCGCACGGCGCCGAGGACGAGCGGGGGCGCCTCCTCGTTCCCGACGCCGCGGCGCTCGCCGCGCGTCTCGACGATCTCGCCGCGGCGGCGCGTCCGCTCGTCGCCCGCTTCGCCGGCGCGTGGATCGAGCGGAAGCCGGCGGGGCTGGCGATCCACGATCGGCTCGTCGCCGGGGACGCCCGCGCCGCGTGGGCGGAGGCGCGCGACGCGTGGGTCGCCGGGCGGGACCTTCGCGGAATCGCCCTCTGTCCCGGCGCCTGCGTGCTCGAACTACGCGCGGCGGGGTTCGACAAGGGCCTCGTGGCGCGGCGCTTCGCGGCGCGCTGGGCGGCGGAGACGAGCGACGAGAGCCTCGTGACGTTGGGCGACGACCGGACCGACGAGGACCTCTTCGCCGCGGTCGAGGGGCGCGGCCTGGCGGTGCGGGTCGGCGAAGCGGAGCGCCCCTCGCGCGCCGCGCGGCGGCTCCGCTCGCCGCGCGAGGTCGAGGAGTTCCTGACGGCGCTCGCCGCGGCCGCTCGGGCCGGAGAGGCGCCCCGCCGCGTCGGGTTCGGCGGCGCGGCGGGGGGCGGTTCCTCGTCGGAGCGCGTCTAG
- a CDS encoding acyl-CoA dehydrogenase family protein, translating into MAGLHSAPLRPTDFMDFDSLLFDEERQARRAARDFVDAEVLPIIEEHAQAQRFPLHLVRMMGELGFLGPTLPERFGGAELSSVGYGLLMYELERGDSGVRSFASVQGSLVMHPIHEFGTDAQKERWLPRLARGEAIGCFGLTEPDFGSDPAGIRTRAEPLPGRRWRLDGAKMWITNGSLADVAVVWAKAPDGIRGFLVEKGTPGFSAPAMHGKWSLRASNTAELALQDVVVDEEPSLLPGAAGLRAALSCLDEARFGIAWGVLGAAEACLRCALEYAKTRVQFGRPIAGFQLQQEKLVFMTAELAKAQLLALRLGRLKEERRAAPEQISLAKMNNVQAALEIARKARTILGANGIVGEYPVMRHMTNLESVYTYEGTHDIHTLIVGRALTGLAAFT; encoded by the coding sequence ATGGCCGGCCTTCACTCCGCCCCGCTTCGCCCGACCGACTTCATGGACTTCGACTCGCTCCTCTTCGACGAGGAGCGCCAGGCGCGGCGCGCGGCGCGGGACTTCGTAGACGCCGAAGTGCTGCCGATCATCGAGGAGCACGCGCAGGCGCAGCGGTTCCCGCTCCACCTCGTGCGCATGATGGGCGAGCTGGGCTTCCTCGGCCCGACGCTGCCGGAGCGGTTCGGCGGCGCCGAGCTGTCGAGCGTCGGCTACGGCCTGCTGATGTACGAACTCGAGCGCGGCGACAGCGGCGTCCGCTCGTTCGCCTCGGTGCAGGGCTCGCTCGTCATGCACCCGATCCACGAGTTCGGCACGGACGCGCAGAAGGAGCGCTGGCTGCCGCGGCTCGCGCGGGGCGAGGCGATCGGCTGCTTCGGCCTGACGGAGCCGGACTTCGGCAGCGACCCGGCGGGGATCCGCACGCGCGCCGAGCCGCTGCCCGGCCGACGGTGGCGGCTCGACGGGGCGAAGATGTGGATCACCAACGGCTCGCTCGCCGACGTCGCCGTCGTCTGGGCCAAGGCGCCCGACGGCATCCGCGGCTTCCTCGTCGAGAAGGGAACGCCCGGCTTCTCCGCGCCGGCGATGCACGGCAAGTGGAGCCTCCGCGCGTCGAACACCGCGGAGCTCGCGCTGCAGGACGTCGTCGTGGACGAGGAGCCGAGCCTGCTGCCCGGCGCCGCGGGGCTGCGCGCGGCGCTCTCGTGCCTCGACGAGGCGCGCTTCGGCATCGCGTGGGGCGTCCTCGGCGCGGCCGAGGCCTGCCTGCGGTGCGCGCTGGAGTACGCGAAGACGCGCGTGCAGTTCGGCCGCCCGATCGCCGGCTTCCAGCTGCAGCAGGAGAAGCTGGTCTTCATGACGGCGGAGTTGGCCAAGGCGCAGTTGCTCGCGCTGCGCCTCGGGCGGCTGAAGGAAGAGCGCCGCGCGGCGCCGGAGCAGATCTCGCTGGCGAAGATGAACAACGTGCAGGCCGCGCTGGAGATCGCGCGCAAGGCGCGGACGATCCTCGGCGCGAACGGGATCGTCGGCGAGTATCCCGTGATGCGGCACATGACGAACCTCGAAAGCGTCTACACCTACGAAGGGACGCACGACATCCACACGCTCATCGTGGGGCGCGCGCTGACGGGGCTCGCCGCGTTCACGTAG